In Mytilus galloprovincialis chromosome 1, xbMytGall1.hap1.1, whole genome shotgun sequence, the following are encoded in one genomic region:
- the LOC143078918 gene encoding uncharacterized protein LOC143078918 yields MAEKMIEKGSASKRKSSLEDISNTDEDELLSEKINSVSSAAGKRKHESTKSKASASGGANTSSVKGKKPAKVNSNETQNPGPSTSAKVDNHDAIMSMLVSIQEGQKRQSDDIRSLKDRVQDIEEYDEGNNYDDNYDEGEENPHDDGENVDNESEPPAKKQNKDDNRFSSMSKRCKVQELCDVKIDEVLANNVNELFRNGMNEEQYSELTKDENNARPENCEGLSIVRINQLMWNVISPGAQSADKKLQFLERTIVKAATILTKTVNKMAIDENNNANGNSGSGEYIDKCNDVLALLGHANRQLNMTRRDFLKPEMMAEYVPLCSHSVPYTNNLFGDDVSKVAKDIEDCSKVGNKLKFGSGRGRGGGFFRGGRGGHRGTFSRGGYRGGRGGFRGGRGRGSGPIPKYSQRGGNPQKY; encoded by the coding sequence ATGGCGGAGAAAATGATCGAAAAGGGGTCCGCCTCAAAAAGAAAGTCTTCACTTGAAGACATCAGTAATACGGACGAAGATGAGCTTCTGTCCGAGAAGATAAATTCCGTTTCCAGCGCGGCTGGTAAAAGGAAACATGAGTCGACAAAGTCGAAAGCTTCCGCGAGTGGCGGAGCAAACACTTCAAGTGTAAAGGGTAAGAAACCAGCGAAGGTTAATAGTAATGAAACTCAAAACCCTGGCCCTTCTACCTCTGCAAAAGTAGACAATCATGATGCAATCATGTCAATGTTAGTCTCAATCCAAGAAGGTCAGAAAAGACAATCTGACGATATAAGGTCTTTAAAAGACCGGGTACAAGACATTGAAGAATATGACGAGGGTAATAATTATGATGATAATTATGATGAAGGTGAAGAAAACCCCCATGATGATGGGGAAAATGTAGACAATGAAAGTGAACCACCTGCTAAGAAGCAGAACAAAGATGATAATAGGTTTTCATCTATGTCTAAGAGATGTAAGGTTCAAGAACTTTGTGATGTCAAAATTGATGAGGTCTTGGCAAATAATGTCAATGAGTTGTTCAGGAATGGTATGAATGAGGAACAATACTCTGAGTTAACTAAAGATGAAAATAATGCAAGACCTGAAAATTGTGAAGGTTTATCTATTGTAAGAATAAACCAACTCATGTGGAATGTAATTTCACCAGGAGCACAATCTGCtgataaaaaattacaatttcttGAAAGAACTATTGTAAAAGCAGCAACAATTCTAACAAAAACTGTCAACAAAATGGCTATTGACGAAAACAACAATGCCAATGGTAACTCTGGTAGTGGAGAATACATTGACAAATGTAATGATGTATTGGCTTTGTTGGGCCATGCAAACCGCCAATTGAATATGACTAGAAGGGATTTTTTAAAGCCCGAAATGATGGCAGAATATGTGCCTCTCTGCTCACACTCTGTTCCTTACACAAACAACCTTTTTGGAGATGATGTCTCTAAAGTTGCAAAGGACATTGAAGATTGTTCCAAAGTTGGAAACAAGTTGAAGTTTGGTAGTGGCAGAGGTAGAGGCGGAGGCTTCTTCAGAGGTGGTAGAGGAGGCCACAGAGGTACTTTTAGCAGAGGTGGCTACCGTGGAGGAAGAGGTGGCTTCCGAGGAGGAAGAGGTCGAGGTTCCGGCCCTATTCCAAAATACTCCCAGAGAGGAGGAAATCCACAGAAGTATTAG